One window of Rhodopirellula islandica genomic DNA carries:
- a CDS encoding SGNH/GDSL hydrolase family protein translates to MTRDCMVLAESLPRLCLGHPRIEQDCRLRPMLSVFAAITVACVMIGSSASSPATEPSRWQYSPEQLQPFWKADVIERESVLFIRDPATGEARASVLFPIQKIISVQDSTGAITYEPGVDFDHASGSREISVPSTSRIETKSAADLRRPDNSQNYKLTHRDGNGEILFGGKLEYHSMQSWITYSKAADDWPVAMPAFDPSALPLTIGKLQNRQAVSVVLLGDSISTGCNASAWGGAAPFQPAYQDLLKQHLESHYKTTIELTNLSVGGTSTPWGVLQIPTVVESKPDLILLAFGMNDSAGRSPADYGESISQMISTARETLPDVEFILVATMLGNRDWTTLNHDVFPKYRDQLASLCEPGIALADMTSVWQEFLLRKKDHDLTGNGVNHPNDFGHRVYAQVLSALLVDEAPR, encoded by the coding sequence ATGACGAGAGACTGCATGGTTCTGGCGGAAAGCCTCCCGCGTTTGTGCTTGGGGCATCCTCGGATTGAACAGGATTGCCGCTTGCGTCCGATGCTGTCGGTGTTTGCCGCAATCACCGTCGCCTGCGTGATGATCGGATCATCGGCGTCCTCACCGGCCACAGAACCTTCTCGGTGGCAATACTCGCCTGAACAACTGCAGCCTTTCTGGAAGGCGGATGTGATTGAGCGAGAATCAGTGCTGTTCATTCGCGATCCGGCAACAGGGGAAGCGCGAGCGTCGGTGCTGTTTCCGATTCAGAAAATCATCTCGGTTCAGGATTCAACGGGAGCGATCACGTACGAACCGGGAGTGGACTTTGATCACGCCAGCGGTTCACGTGAAATCTCCGTTCCCTCCACGTCGCGAATCGAAACGAAGTCAGCCGCGGACCTGCGGCGACCAGACAATTCGCAGAATTACAAACTCACTCATCGCGACGGCAACGGCGAGATCCTGTTCGGCGGCAAGTTGGAGTACCACAGCATGCAGTCGTGGATCACTTATTCCAAAGCGGCAGACGACTGGCCGGTCGCGATGCCGGCCTTCGATCCATCGGCTCTGCCGCTCACGATCGGCAAGCTGCAGAACCGGCAGGCGGTTTCGGTTGTCCTGCTCGGAGACAGTATCTCAACGGGATGCAATGCATCCGCTTGGGGCGGCGCGGCACCGTTTCAGCCTGCTTATCAAGACTTGTTGAAGCAGCACCTTGAGTCGCATTACAAGACAACCATCGAACTGACCAATCTGTCCGTTGGTGGGACATCGACGCCATGGGGAGTCTTGCAGATCCCAACGGTTGTGGAATCAAAACCCGATCTGATTTTGCTGGCATTCGGCATGAACGATTCAGCCGGACGTTCTCCGGCGGATTATGGCGAGAGCATTTCCCAGATGATTTCCACCGCACGCGAGACGCTGCCCGATGTCGAATTCATCCTCGTCGCGACCATGCTCGGCAACCGCGACTGGACAACGCTGAACCACGACGTTTTCCCAAAGTACCGCGACCAACTGGCGTCGCTTTGTGAACCTGGGATTGCGCTCGCCGACATGACTTCGGTGTGGCAGGAATTTCTATTGCGAAAGAAAGATCACGACCTGACTGGCAACGGAGTCAATCATCCCAACGATTTTGGGCATCGGGTATACGCACAAGTGTTGTCCGCCCTGCTGGTCGATGAAGCTCCTCGATGA